CGAGGGCACACCGGAGGCGACCGCTCGTGCCGACGCGCTCGCCGAGGACTACGAGTACGCCGGCGTGCAGACGTGTGCGGTCGACTCGATGTGCCAGACGGCCTGCCCGGTCGACATCGACACCGGCCAGCTGGTGCGCCGGCTGCGGGCCGAGGGCCAGGGCCCGCTCGCGCGCGGGGCTGGTCGGACCGCCGCGCGGCACTGGGCCGGGGCGACCCGTGCGGCCTCGGTCGGTCTCTCCGCGGCCCGCCGCGCGCCGGGGCTGACCGAGGCCGCCGCGCGCGGGGCGCGGCGGCTGCTCGACCCCGACGTGGTGCCCCAGTACGCGCGCGACCTGCCCGGCGGCGGCGAGCGACGACGTCCGGTGCCGACCGCCCGTGCCGACGCACCCACGGAGGGTACGGCCGAGGTGGTGCTGCTCCCGAGCTGCACCGGCGCGATGTTCGGCAGCGACGGCGTCGCCGCCCACCAGGCGTTCCTGGCGCTGTGCGAGCGGGCCGGCGTGCGGGTGGTCGTGCCCGAGGCCGCCGACGCGCTGTGCTGCGGCATGCCGTGGAGCTCCAAGGGCCTCGTCGACGGCAACGCCGTGATGGCCGACCGCCTCGAGGGCGCGCTGCGCGGGCTGGCCGGCGACGACGTGCCGATCGTCACCGACTCGGCCTCGTGCACCGAGGGGCTGGCGAAGACGCTCGCGGGCCGCGGCCTGCTCGTCGAGGACGCCGTCCCCTTCGCCGCCCGGGTGCTGCTGCCGCGCCTCGCGCCGGTGCCGATCGCCGACCGGCTGGCACTGCACCCCACCTGCGCCTCCACACGGGCCGGCTCCGACGCCGACCTGCGCGCCCTCGCGGCGGCGGTGGCGCGGGAGGTGTTCGTCCCGCCCTCGTGGGGCTGCTGCGCGTTCGCCGGGGACCGCGGACTCCTCCACCCCGAGCTGACCGCGAGCGCCACCGCCCGCCAGGCCGGGGAGGTGGTGGCGTACGGCGCCGAGCTGCACGCCTCCTGCAACCGCACCTGCGAGATCGGCATGTCCCGCGCCACCGGGCGCGACTACGCCAACGTCCTCGTCCTGCTGGAGCGGGCGACCCGAGGAGGAGCACGATGAGCCGTCCGACCGTCGATCCGTCGGCCTGGATCGCTCCCGGGGCGGTCGTGGTGGGCGACGTGAGCGTGGGTCCCGAGGCTTCGGTCTGGTACGCAGCGGTCCTGCGCGGCGACGGGGACAGCATCACGGTGGGTGCGCGCTCGAACGTGCAGGACGGCTGCGTGCTGCACGCCGATCCGGGCTTCCCGCTCCGTGTCGGGGCAGGCGTCTCGGTGGGTCACCGCGCCGTGCTGCACGGCTGCACCGTCGACGACGACGTGCTCGTCGGCATGGGCGCGATCGTGATGAACGGTGCCCGGATCGGCAGCGGCACGATCATCGGCGCCGGGGCGGTCGTCGCGGCCGGCGTGGAGGTGCCGCCGCGGTCGCTCGTGCTCGGGCTGCCCGCCAAGGTGCGCCGCGAGGTCACCGACGACGAGCTCGCCGAGGTGCTGGCCAACGCGGCGACCTACGTCGAGCGTCGGGGGTCCGGGCCGCCCGCGCCCTGATGCCCGGACGCGGCGCGCGCGTCTAGCCGCGCCAGACCGGGTCGGCGCCGAGGTCGGCGTGGGTACGCACCCACGCGTGCATCGCGATGGCGGCCGCCGAGCTCGCGTTGATCGAGCGGGTCGAGCCGAACTGGGCGATCGAGAAGGTGCCGTCGCACACCGCGCGGGCCTGCTCGGAGAGGCCCGGGCCCTCCTGCCCGAAGAGGAAGCAGACGTCGTGGGGCACGGCCATCGTCTCGAGGTGGGCCGAGCCCGGCAGGTTGTCGATGCCGAGCAGCCGCACGGGCGCCGGCCGGGCGTGCAGGTAGTCCGCCAGCTCGGGCACCGAGGCGTGGTGGCGGACGTGCTGGTAGCGGTCCGTCACCATCGCCCCCCGCCGGTTCCAGCGACGGTTGCCGACGATGTGCACCTCGGCCGCGAGGAAGGCGTTCGCCGTGCGCACGATCGTGCCGATGTTGAAGTCGTGCTGCCAGTTCTCGATGGCGACGTGGAAGCCGTGCCGCCGCGTGTCGAGGTCCGCGACGATCGCCTCGAGCCGCCAGTAGCGGTACCGGTCCACCACGTTGCGCCGGTCCCCCGCCGCGAGGAGCTCCGGGTCGTACTGCTCCCCCGCGGGCCACGGCCCCTCCCACGGCCCCACCCCGACCTCGGCCGGGCCGTGGGGCATGGGGTCGTACGGCGCGCGCCCGCCCGCGTCGTACCCCTCCGTCACGACGGGCTCACGCCTCCTCGACCGCGTCGGGGTCGTGGGGGTTGCGGTGGTGGCGCGAGCGACGGATCTGCCGCACGCGGAACAGGACGAACCAGGCGACGAAGAGCACGACCGCGGCGATGACGACCTTCTGGACGACGCCCATGTAGGGCTCGATGCGGTACCACTGGTCGCCGGCGAGGTAGCCGGCCATGACCCAGATGGTGTTCCAGATCAGGCTGCCCAGCGTGGTGAGCACGACGAAGATCCCGACGGGCATCCGCTCGATGCCCGCCGGCACGGAGATGAGGCTCCGGAAGATCGGCAGCATCCGCCCGAAGAACACCGCCTTGCGGCCGTGCTTGGCGAACCACGCCTCGGTGCGCTCGAGGTCCTCGGTCTTGACGAGGGGCATGCGCTCCCAGATCCAGTACATGCGCTCACGGCCGAAGACGACGCCCAGGTAGTAGAGGACGATCGCCCCGACCACCGACCCAACCGTCGTCCACAGGATCGCCTCCACGACCGTGAACTCGCCCTGCGCCGCCGTGAAGCCGGCGAGGGGCAGGATGACCTCGCTGGGCAGCGGCGGGAAGAGGTTCTCGAGCGCGATCGCGATGCCGGCGCCGATCGGGCCGATCTTCTCCATGAGGTCGACGGCCCACCCGGCGAAGCCGGTCAGGTCGTTCGGGTCGTGGGGATCGCTCGCGGCGAGCACGGTCAGGCCAGGCAGGATGCTGGTCGGGATCACCCGGTGAGGATAGCCAGCGGGCCCGTCGTCCCCGGCAGCCGCCGCCGCGCCCGGGCCCGGGCCGGCTCAGATGTCGAGCTCGGCCTTGCCGACGGCGTACCGGTAGGGCACGCCCTGCTCCTCGACCCGCTCCGCCGCCCCGGTGTCACGGTCGACGATGACGGCGACGCCGACGACCTCCGCACCCTCGGCGCGCAGGGCGGCGACGGCCTCGAGCACGGAGCCGCCCGTCGTGGAGGTGTCGTCGACCGCCAGCACGCGACGGCCCTTCACGGGCGGGCCCTCGACCAGCTTCTGCAGGCCGTGCACCTTCTGCGCCTTGCGCACGACGAAGGCGTCGAGCACGCGACCGTCCGCCGCCGCCTGGTGCAGCATCGCGGTCGCCACGGGGTCGGCGCCGAGCGTGAGGCCGCCGACCGCGTCGTACTCCCAGTCCGCCGTCAGCTCCAGCATGGTCCGGCCGATCGCCGGGGCCGCTGCCGCGTCGAGGGTGACGCGCCGCATGTCGACGTAGTAGTCCGCCGTCGCCCCGGAGCTCAGCGTCACCTCGCCGCGCACGATGGCCTTCTCGTTGACCTGGGCGAGGACGGTCCGCTTCGCGGGGGAGTCAGGAGCGCTCATGGGCGCTCAGACTAGTGGCCTCCGAGGGCGACGGTCGCGAGCACCTCGTGCCGGGGACGCCGACCCGCACCCTCGCCGAGGTGGGAGGCGACGACCGCGACCTCGTCCACCGTCCACGACGCGCCTGCGTAGGCGTCGAGCAGCTTCACCCAGTCGCTCAGCTGCACGGGTCGCCCCGACCTGGCCACGGTGACGTGGGGACGGAAGCGGGCGCCATCGACCGGCACGCCCGCGGTCGCGTACGCCGCCCGCGCGCCCCGCGCCAGCGCCTCCAGCTCGTCGTCGGCCGACGCCGGGGCGCCGACCCACAGCACCTTCCCGGCGTCGGGGTGGGGGAACGCTCCCCCGCCGGCGAGGCGGAGGTCGAAGGGCGTACGGCGCGCCGCGGCCTCCGCGGTCCGCTCGAGCACCTCGTCGAGGCGCCACTCCTCGACCTCCGCAGCGAAGGCGAGCGTGAGGTGGAACGCGTCGGCGCGAGCCCACCGGAGATCGGCGGCCGCGCGCCGTACGTCGAGGAACGCGTCGAGGTGGTCCGCCACGTCGTCGGGCGGGAGGACGGCGGTGAAGAGGCGCATCACCGGCGAGCGTAGGACCGGTGGTCACGCGGCGCACGTGGGTTTCGGCCGACACCACCCCAGTCGGTGTCGACGGCCCGCTCGACGCCGATCAGGTGGTGGTGCAGAGCACCAGGGTCGAGGTGACGCTGCCGGCGGGCTTGCCGCCGGTGCCCACGTAGCCGGTGGGGAGGGTCACGGTGGCGTTCAGGGTGAAGGCGACCGTGATCGACAGCGTGGTGCGGAAGGCCATGGTGGCCGCCGGCGGCAGTGCGCTGGTCAGGGTGATCAGGCGGCTCGTGCCGCTGAGGACGGCGACGCTGGCGGTGCCACCGCTGACGGACCAGACACCGATGTTGGCCACACCGGTGCCGTTGACGAGCACCGTGGTGCCGGCCGGCACCGCAGCCGGCCCGGCGGTCAGCGTGAAGCCCGGCCCCAGGACGCCGAGCGTCCCGCACGAGCCGTTGAGCGTGAAGGCACCGATGTCGGTCGTGCCCGACGCGGCGAAGGCCGGAGCCGCCGCCACGACGGCGACGGCGGGCACCGACCACGCGGCGGCGCGCGTGACGGAGCGACGGGAGATGGTGCGGGGCGACTCGTTCACGGCTGACCGTCCTCGTGCATGGATGCTCCCCAGAGCATGCGTCGATGTTGGGGAGAACCTAGGCACAGCCGACGACGTACGGCGCGACTTCCTGAAGTCTTTGCAAATGCTGACTTCTTTGGGGTGAGGCCAGGGGCTCAGAAGCCCAGCTCGCGCCCGATCAGCTCCTTCATGATCTCGTTCGACCCGGCCCAGATCTTCGAGACGCGGGCGTCGCGCCAGGCCCGCGCCACGCGGTACTCGTTCATGAAGCCGTAGCCGCCGTGGAGCTGCACGCAGTGGTCGAGCACGTCGTTCTGGATCTCGCTCGTCCACCACTTCGCCTTGGCGGCGTCGACCGGGGTGAGCTCCCCCTTCGCGTGGGCGACGACGCACTGGTCGAGGAACGCCTCGCTGACCTCGATCTTGGTCACGAGCTCCGCCAGCAGGAACTTCGAGTGCTGGAACTGGCCGATCGACTGGCCGAACGCCTTGCGGTCCTTCGCGTACTGGATCGTCTCCAGCAGGATCTGCTTCGCGTGCGCGATGTTGGAGACGGCGCAGCCGAGGCGCTCCTGCGGCAGCTTCTGCATCATGTGGATGAAGCCGCCGTCGAGCTCGCCGACGATGTGGTCGTCGCCGAGGCGGACGTTCTCGAAGAACAGCTCGGCCGTGTCCGACTCGTCCTGCCCGACCTTGTCGAGCTTGCGGCCGCGACTGAAGCCCTCCGCCGTCGCCGGGATCGCGAAGAGGGTGATGCCCTTGGCCTTCTTCTCCGGGCTGGTGCGCACGGCGGTCAGCACGATGTCGGCGGAGTAGCCGTTGGTGATGAAGGTCTTGGAACCGTTGATGACCCACTCGTCGCCGTCGCGCACGGCGGTCGTCTTGAGCGCGGCCAGGTCCGAGCCGCCGGACGGCTCGGTCATGCCGATCGCGAGGAGGATCTCGCCCGCGGCGACACCCGGCAGCCAGCGCTGCTTCTGCTCCTCGGTGCCCAGCGCGACGATGTAGGGCGCCGTGATGTCGGCATGGATGCCCCAGCACGAGCCGAGCGCGGCGTTGACCTTGCTCAGCTCCTCGCCCATGACGGCATTGAAGCGGTAGTCGCCGGCGCCCGCGCCGCCGTACTCCTCCGGGATCTCCAGGCCGAGGAACCCCTGCTTGCCGGCCTCGAGCCAGAACTCGCGCGGGATGCCCTTCTTCTCCGCGTACGCCTCCACCTCGGGGATGACCGAACGCTCCAGGAACTCCCGCACCGAACTGCGGAACGCCTCGTGGTCCTCGTCGTAGATCTCGCGCTTCACGAGGCGTGAGGCTACCTATCGGTAACTCGGCTGTCATCAGCGGCGTGGATGAGGCGCTGGTCACACGACGCGACCTACCGACCGGCCTCCTCGACCGCCGCGAGCGTGCCGGCGAGCAGGCCGAACACCTCGTCCACGCCCGCGGCCACCCGGGTCGCGACCCGACCGTCGACCCCGACGAGCACCGCGGCGGGCGTGCCCGGCACGTCGAGCGCCGCGGCCACCCCGGCCGCGCCGAGCGCCAGCATCGGCTCCAGGTCCGGGAAGTCGCGCAGCACGGCGTCACGGTCCGCCGAGGTGACGACGAGGATCCGTGCCCCGCATCCGAGGCCCTCCTGCCACGCGGGCAGCTCGGCCAGCACCTCGCGGCACGTCTCGCACGTCGGACTGGCGAGCACGAGCAGCAGGCCGCCGTCCCCGGTCAGGTGCCGCAGGCTCCGCACCTGCCCGCCCGCGAGCACGACCTCGACGTCGGGGACGGGGGCGCCGGTCCGGTCGGGGATCCCGTTCTCGTCGACGGGGTACGCCGCGTCGGCAGCCCCGCTCGGGACCGTCGTGGCCGGCGCACCGGATGCCCGCGCGCGGGCGACGCCGAGCGCCGTGGTCAGCACGAGGACGAGGCCGAGGAGCGCGGCGCCGACCAGACCGGTGACGACGTCGGGTGTGGCGTCGCGGGCCACGGCCCGGACGAGCCCGCCCTCCCCCACCACGAGCGTGACGACGGCCAGCACCGCGAGCCCGGCGGTGCGGGCGACGGCCAACCCGGTCACGGGCTCGGTCGACCACGCTCCGAAGCACCCGCAGGAGGCGCCGTCGTCCCGTCGCACGGCGCGGGCGAGCGCCACCGTGAAGACGATGAACAACACCACCGCACCGGCGGCGGCCACCTTGGCGAGCACACCGGGCAGCAGGAGCCCGACGGCGAGGACCAGCTCCAGTCCGGCCAGGGCGTACGGCGCGGCCCGCCACTCCCGCCACACCGCCGGCGCGAGGGAGCGCCACCCGGCGCGCGCAGCGTCGGGGTCGCGCAGCTTCGCGCACGCAGCGACCGCCAGCACCCCCCAGAGGGTGCTGGCGGTCGCGACGTGCAGTGCGGTGCTCAGAAGATGCCGGCTCCGGCCGGGACCGTGATGGCAGAGGTCGCGGTGCGGGTGACGCTCGCGAAGACGACGCTCACGGTGACCGGGAAGGTGGCGGCGACGTCGATGGACAGCCCCGCCCGGCTCCCTGCCAACCCCCACACGATCGGCACGTCCACGCTGCCGTTGGACGGCAGCGCGACCGGCAGGGTCGTCGTGAACTGGGTGGCGGGGAAACCCAGGTTGTTGACGTAGGTCGCCGTGCGCTGACCCGCGCTCGTCGCCACCCCGTTGAACTGGTCGACACCGAAGCCGTGGGCACGTCCGACCGTGATGTTCACCCCGGCGGGCCGCCCCACGACGACGGTCACGGTGGCGGTCTCGTTGAGGGCACCCGGACCGTTCGTGATGGTCAGCGCCGTCGGCACCGTCACGGGAGCCCTCGCCGTCAGGACGGTCTGCGAGCTGAGCACCCGCAGCGCCAGGAGGCTGGTGACGTTGCCGGTCAGGGCGACGCTCGACGTGCTGACCGACGCCGACGCCGGCGGCGCGGCGGCCACGACGGCGACGGCGGGCACCGACCACGCAGCGGTGCGGGCGATGGTGCGGCGGCTGACAAGCCCCGAGCGCGGCTCGGACTCACGGATGTCGGTCATGTGCTCCCCTGAAGTCGTTGCCTGCCGGAACCCCTCCGCGGGACCTTGCCCGGCACCCTAGGAAGAAACGGACCGGACGGGTTCACGATGGAGCAACAACACCCAAGAAGGTGAGGATCTGACGAATCTTTACCTTCACCTGGGCCGCAGGGGGCAGGCCGACATCCCGCGGGCGGTCAGGTCGCCGAGCAGAGGACCAGCGTGCTGGTCACGCCGGCACTGGTCTTGGCCCCGGTCGCCGTGTAACCGGTGGGCAGGGCGGTCGTGGCGCTCAGGGTGAACGCGACCGTGATCGACAGGGTCGTCCGCAGCTCCAAGGTCGCGTTGGCCGGGAGCGGCGCGGTCAGCGTGCCGCGCCGCGTCGTCGGGTTCACCACGTCGATCGCGATCGGCGACGTCGAGGAGAAGACCCCGATGTTGGCGACGCCCGTGCCGACGATCTCGATCATGCTGCCGACGGGCAGCGGCTCGGGGCCGGCCGTGATGATGAAGCCGGGGCCGATCACGCCGAGCGTGCCGCAGGACCCGTTCACGGAGTAGGCACCGACGTCGGTCGGCCCGGACGCGGCGAACGCCGGCGCCGCGGACACGACGGCGACGGCCGGGACGGACCAGGCGGCGGTGCGGGTGACGGCGCGGCGGCTGACGAGGCGCCGTCCGTCGTTCTGGATCTCGGTCATGTCGTGCTCCCCTGACGGTCGGATCGGCAGGCCGGGGAACCCATCCCAGCCTGTCGGGATCATAAGCACGAATGCGGGTCGCGTCTCTAGGGTTCCGCAATTTCAAGGGTTGGATCTTCAAGATTTGGCCAAGGTGCACCCGTGAAAGGGTGAGCGCCACGCCGCGTGGGCACCGCGTTTCGGAGCCCTGCCTCTAATGGGGACGACACCGACGATCAGGGAGGGCACCTCGTGGAGGTCTGGCCAGGCACGGCGTACCCGTTGGGCGCGACGTTCGACGGAAGCGGCACCAACTTCGCACTGTTCAGCGAGGTGGCGGAGCGCGTGGAGCTCTGCCTCCTCGACCCCGATCCGGACGGGGGCTTCACCGAGAACCGCATCGAGCTCACCGAGGTGGACGCGTTCGTGTGGCACGCCTACCTGCCGACGGTGCAGCCGGGGCAGCACTACGGCTACCGCGTGCACGGCCCGTGGGACCCGGCGAACGGACTGCGGTGCAACCCCGCCAAGCTGCTCCTCGACCCGTACGCGAAGGCGACGAGCCGCGACATCGACTGGGACCCGGCGCTGTTCTCCTACGTCTTCGGCGAGGAGGACACGCGCAACGACGACGACTCCGGGCCGCACATGATGCACAGCGTCGTCATCAACCCCTTCTTCGACTGGGAGGGCGACCGGCGTCCGCGCACGCCGTACGAAGAGAGCGTGATCTACGAGGCGCACGTCAAGGGCCTCACGCAGCTGCACCCCGACGTGCCCGAGGACATCCGGGGCACCTACGCGGCGCTCGCGCACCCGGCGGTCACGGAGCACCTCACCAAGCTGGGCATCACGGCGATCGAGCTCATGCCGGTGCACCAGTTCGTGCAGGACAACACCCTGCTCGAGAAGGGCCTGCGCAACTACTGGGGCTACAACACCATCGGGTTCTTCGCGCCCCACGCCTCCTACGCCGCCAACGGCGAGGGACAGCAGGTGCAGGAGTTCAAGTCGATGGTGAAGGCGATGCACGAGGCGGGGATCGAGGTCATCCTCGACGTGGTCTACAACCACACCGCCGAGGGCAACCACCTCGGGCCGACGCTCAGCTTCAAGGGCATCGACAACCCGGCGTACTACCGCCTGGTCGAGGACGACCAGCACTACTACATGGACTACACCGGCACGGGCAACAGCCTCAACGTGCGGCACCCCCACTCGCTGCAGCTCATCATGGACTCGCTGCGCTACTGGGTCACCGAGATGCACGTCGACGGGTTCCGCTTCGACCTCGCCTCGACGCTGGCCCGCGAGTTCTACGACGTGGACCGGCTCGCGACGTTCTTCGAGCTCGTGCAGCAGGACCCGGTGGTGAGCCAGGTGAAGCTCATCGCCGAGCCGTGGGACGTCGGTCCCGGCGGCTACCAGGTCGGCGGGTTCCCCCCGCAGTGGACGGAGTGGAACGGCAAGTACCGCGACACGGTGCGCGACTTCTGGCGCGGGGAGCACATCCTGGGCGACTTCGCGTCGCGGCTCGCGGGCTCCAGCGACCTCTACGAGAACTCGGGGCGGCGCCCGTTCGCGAGCATCAACTTCATCACCGCCCACGACGGCTTCACGATGCGGGACCTCGTCTCCTACAACGAGAAGCACAACGAGGCCAACGGCGAGGACGGCAACGACGGCGAGAGCCACAACCGCTCGTGGAACCACGGCGTGGAGGGCGAGACCGACGACCCGGACGTGCTCGCCCTGCGGGCGCGCGACCAGCGCAACCTCATCGCCACGCTGCTGCTCAGCCAGGGCGTGCCGATGCTGCTGCACGGCGACGAGCTGGGGCGCACCCAGGGCGGCAACAACAACACCTACGCCCAGGACTCCGAGATCGCCTGGGTGCACTGGGACGCCGCCGACCGGCCCCTCGTGGAGTTCACCGCCGCCGTCGCACGGTTGCGGCGGGCGCACCCGACGTTCCGCCGCAAGCGGTTCTTCACCGGCAACACGGTGCGCACCCCGCTCCCCGGGGAGGAGGGCGACCGTCTCAACGACATCGTGTGGCTGCACCTCGACGGCCGTCCGATGGAGGACGGCGACTGGACGGACGGCGAGGGCGCCGCGGCCCAGGCGCTCGGCATGTACCTCAACGGCCGCGGCATCGCCGGCAAGGACCAGCGCGGCCAGACCATCGTCGACGACCACTTCCTGCTCTACTTCAACGCTGACGGCGACTGCACCGTGACGCTGCCGCCGGCGGAGTACGCCGAGGGCTGGGACGTCGTCATCGACACGGCGGGCAAGCTGGCCGACGACTCGACCCACGCCCCGGGCGCCGAGCTGCCGCTCGCCTCCCGCAGCGTCATCGTGCTGCGCGAGCAGCAGGCCACGGACGAGACCGAGGTCGACCACTCGGTGGCCGCCAGCATCGCGGCGCTCGCCGACGACTGAGACGACGCCGACCCGCGGACGCACGACGGCCCGGCACCCCTCGGGGTGCCGGGCCGTCGTCGCGTGGGGGGACTCAGCCCATGAGGGAGTTCAGGTCGACCACGTCGGCGTCGGCCGGGGCCTCGAACGAGACCTCCTCGTCGAAGTCGGTGAGGTCGAACGAGCCCTCGTCGCCACCGTCGACGCGTACCGCGTAGTGCGGCTCGTCGACCGCGACCCACAGGGTCGCCGGCGTCCCGTCGCTCTCGTGGTCGATGGCGATGGCCTCGACGCCGTCGATGTCCTCGACGTCGCCCTTGGTGGCCTCGCTGTTGTCGTCGTCGTCATCGGCGTCGTCGGCGTCGTCGAAGAACGACTCGATGGTGCAGAAGTCGTCGAAGCTGCCCTCTTCGTCGGTGATCCACTTGCCCTCGACCTGGCTGAGCAGCTGGTCCAGGGTGGCGTCGTCCATGCCGGCGCCGCCGAGCTGGGCGCGCCAGAAGTCGGCGGTGGGGCGGTACCACCCCTCGTCGCCGATCTTCAGCACCTCGACGTCGCTGCCGTCGATGCCGACCGTGCCCTCG
This Nocardioides alkalitolerans DNA region includes the following protein-coding sequences:
- a CDS encoding gamma carbonic anhydrase family protein, with the protein product MSRPTVDPSAWIAPGAVVVGDVSVGPEASVWYAAVLRGDGDSITVGARSNVQDGCVLHADPGFPLRVGAGVSVGHRAVLHGCTVDDDVLVGMGAIVMNGARIGSGTIIGAGAVVAAGVEVPPRSLVLGLPAKVRREVTDDELAEVLANAATYVERRGSGPPAP
- a CDS encoding TrmH family RNA methyltransferase → MPHGPAEVGVGPWEGPWPAGEQYDPELLAAGDRRNVVDRYRYWRLEAIVADLDTRRHGFHVAIENWQHDFNIGTIVRTANAFLAAEVHIVGNRRWNRRGAMVTDRYQHVRHHASVPELADYLHARPAPVRLLGIDNLPGSAHLETMAVPHDVCFLFGQEGPGLSEQARAVCDGTFSIAQFGSTRSINASSAAAIAMHAWVRTHADLGADPVWRG
- a CDS encoding DedA family protein — protein: MIPTSILPGLTVLAASDPHDPNDLTGFAGWAVDLMEKIGPIGAGIAIALENLFPPLPSEVILPLAGFTAAQGEFTVVEAILWTTVGSVVGAIVLYYLGVVFGRERMYWIWERMPLVKTEDLERTEAWFAKHGRKAVFFGRMLPIFRSLISVPAGIERMPVGIFVVLTTLGSLIWNTIWVMAGYLAGDQWYRIEPYMGVVQKVVIAAVVLFVAWFVLFRVRQIRRSRHHRNPHDPDAVEEA
- the pyrE gene encoding orotate phosphoribosyltransferase produces the protein MSAPDSPAKRTVLAQVNEKAIVRGEVTLSSGATADYYVDMRRVTLDAAAAPAIGRTMLELTADWEYDAVGGLTLGADPVATAMLHQAAADGRVLDAFVVRKAQKVHGLQKLVEGPPVKGRRVLAVDDTSTTGGSVLEAVAALRAEGAEVVGVAVIVDRDTGAAERVEEQGVPYRYAVGKAELDI
- the thpR gene encoding RNA 2',3'-cyclic phosphodiesterase, whose translation is MRLFTAVLPPDDVADHLDAFLDVRRAAADLRWARADAFHLTLAFAAEVEEWRLDEVLERTAEAAARRTPFDLRLAGGGAFPHPDAGKVLWVGAPASADDELEALARGARAAYATAGVPVDGARFRPHVTVARSGRPVQLSDWVKLLDAYAGASWTVDEVAVVASHLGEGAGRRPRHEVLATVALGGH
- a CDS encoding acyl-CoA dehydrogenase family protein; this encodes MKREIYDEDHEAFRSSVREFLERSVIPEVEAYAEKKGIPREFWLEAGKQGFLGLEIPEEYGGAGAGDYRFNAVMGEELSKVNAALGSCWGIHADITAPYIVALGTEEQKQRWLPGVAAGEILLAIGMTEPSGGSDLAALKTTAVRDGDEWVINGSKTFITNGYSADIVLTAVRTSPEKKAKGITLFAIPATAEGFSRGRKLDKVGQDESDTAELFFENVRLGDDHIVGELDGGFIHMMQKLPQERLGCAVSNIAHAKQILLETIQYAKDRKAFGQSIGQFQHSKFLLAELVTKIEVSEAFLDQCVVAHAKGELTPVDAAKAKWWTSEIQNDVLDHCVQLHGGYGFMNEYRVARAWRDARVSKIWAGSNEIMKELIGRELGF
- the glgX gene encoding glycogen debranching protein GlgX, encoding MEVWPGTAYPLGATFDGSGTNFALFSEVAERVELCLLDPDPDGGFTENRIELTEVDAFVWHAYLPTVQPGQHYGYRVHGPWDPANGLRCNPAKLLLDPYAKATSRDIDWDPALFSYVFGEEDTRNDDDSGPHMMHSVVINPFFDWEGDRRPRTPYEESVIYEAHVKGLTQLHPDVPEDIRGTYAALAHPAVTEHLTKLGITAIELMPVHQFVQDNTLLEKGLRNYWGYNTIGFFAPHASYAANGEGQQVQEFKSMVKAMHEAGIEVILDVVYNHTAEGNHLGPTLSFKGIDNPAYYRLVEDDQHYYMDYTGTGNSLNVRHPHSLQLIMDSLRYWVTEMHVDGFRFDLASTLAREFYDVDRLATFFELVQQDPVVSQVKLIAEPWDVGPGGYQVGGFPPQWTEWNGKYRDTVRDFWRGEHILGDFASRLAGSSDLYENSGRRPFASINFITAHDGFTMRDLVSYNEKHNEANGEDGNDGESHNRSWNHGVEGETDDPDVLALRARDQRNLIATLLLSQGVPMLLHGDELGRTQGGNNNTYAQDSEIAWVHWDAADRPLVEFTAAVARLRRAHPTFRRKRFFTGNTVRTPLPGEEGDRLNDIVWLHLDGRPMEDGDWTDGEGAAAQALGMYLNGRGIAGKDQRGQTIVDDHFLLYFNADGDCTVTLPPAEYAEGWDVVIDTAGKLADDSTHAPGAELPLASRSVIVLREQQATDETEVDHSVAASIAALADD